From a single Bacillus gobiensis genomic region:
- a CDS encoding ABC transporter ATP-binding protein, producing MENSLLNIQNLSTSFRIEDDYYAAVDGVSLHVQKNEILAIVGESGSGKSALAFSIMGLHGKERTKIEGKINYKGQDIVHMAPAKLNKLRGAEIGMIFQDPLTALNPLMMIGAQIEETILLHKQISKKARKEKVIELLNQVGISSPQRVYEQFPYELSGGMRQRVVIAMAIANNPELLIADEPTTALDVTIQSQILDLLKKLKKEIGAGIILITHDLGVVAEMADRVAVMYAGQIVEIAGVHAIFENPKHPYTRSLLNSVPTANVIKSKLHVIQGVVPSLQNLPREGCRFKERIPWIDERAHEESPELHEVEPGHFVRCKCYERFYFPNKEKEGIGHGTT from the coding sequence ATGGAAAATTCACTATTAAACATTCAAAATCTGAGTACCTCTTTCAGGATAGAAGATGATTATTACGCAGCAGTTGATGGTGTTTCATTGCATGTTCAAAAGAACGAAATTCTTGCGATTGTCGGAGAATCCGGATCTGGAAAAAGCGCACTCGCATTTTCGATCATGGGCCTGCATGGAAAAGAACGAACGAAAATTGAGGGGAAGATTAATTATAAAGGGCAGGATATTGTCCATATGGCCCCCGCTAAATTAAATAAACTTCGCGGCGCAGAGATTGGCATGATTTTTCAAGATCCGTTAACTGCCTTAAACCCTCTTATGATGATTGGCGCCCAAATTGAGGAAACAATTCTCCTTCATAAACAAATATCTAAAAAAGCAAGAAAAGAAAAAGTAATCGAGCTGTTAAATCAAGTAGGGATATCTTCACCACAGAGAGTGTATGAACAATTCCCTTATGAGCTATCCGGCGGCATGCGGCAAAGAGTAGTTATTGCGATGGCGATTGCAAACAATCCAGAATTATTGATCGCCGATGAGCCAACGACAGCTCTTGACGTGACGATTCAGTCGCAAATTCTTGATTTATTAAAAAAGCTGAAAAAAGAAATCGGTGCAGGCATTATACTCATTACACATGATTTAGGAGTCGTTGCAGAAATGGCCGATCGTGTCGCAGTAATGTATGCGGGGCAAATTGTAGAAATAGCCGGTGTTCACGCTATCTTTGAAAACCCGAAACATCCATATACAAGATCCTTGCTGAATTCGGTTCCTACTGCCAATGTAATAAAATCTAAACTCCATGTAATTCAAGGGGTGGTTCCCTCTTTACAAAATCTTCCCCGGGAAGGCTGCCGTTTTAAAGAGAGAATTCCTTGGATTGATGAACGGGCACATGAAGAAAGTCCGGAGCTACATGAAGTTGAGCCAGGTCATTTTGTTCGCTGCAAATGCTACGAGCGATTTTACTTCCCAAATAAAGAAAAGGAGGGAATTGGCCATGGCACTACTTAA
- a CDS encoding ABC transporter ATP-binding protein has product MALLKVEDLKVHFPMRGGLFRRIVDHVKAVDGVSFSIEQGQTYGLVGESGSGKTTTGRSIIGLNTITSGEILFEGTNLTADKKKRLDARRDIQVIFQDPYSSLNPKKRVLDIVAEPLRNFEKLSKKEEEYQVQELLAQVGLSSENMYKYPHEFSGGQRQRIGIARAIALKPKLIIADEPVSALDVSVQAQVLNFMQEIQKELKLTYLFISHDLGIIRHMCDRIGIMYKGRYVEEGTSKDIFENPQHIYTKRLVAAIPDIDPRNREKQQMFRQAIKEEYEQSYSKYFNEKGLAYDLSPLSNTHLAALPEKG; this is encoded by the coding sequence ATGGCACTACTTAAAGTGGAAGATTTGAAGGTTCACTTCCCAATGCGTGGCGGATTATTCAGGAGAATTGTCGACCATGTGAAAGCGGTTGATGGGGTATCATTCTCCATTGAGCAAGGTCAGACATACGGACTTGTAGGTGAATCGGGGTCTGGAAAAACAACTACAGGACGGTCGATTATTGGATTAAACACGATTACGTCAGGCGAGATTTTGTTTGAAGGCACGAACCTAACTGCAGATAAGAAGAAAAGATTGGATGCACGTCGAGATATACAAGTGATTTTTCAAGATCCCTACTCCTCCTTAAACCCGAAAAAACGAGTGTTAGATATAGTGGCAGAGCCGCTGCGTAATTTCGAAAAACTCTCAAAAAAAGAGGAAGAATACCAGGTTCAGGAATTATTGGCGCAAGTCGGACTTAGCTCTGAAAACATGTACAAGTATCCTCACGAATTTTCCGGAGGACAGCGCCAGCGGATTGGAATTGCCCGTGCAATCGCTTTGAAGCCTAAATTAATCATCGCAGATGAACCAGTTTCTGCCCTTGATGTTTCTGTCCAGGCGCAGGTTTTGAATTTCATGCAGGAAATTCAGAAGGAATTAAAGCTTACATATTTGTTTATCAGCCATGATCTCGGGATTATCCGCCATATGTGCGACCGGATCGGAATTATGTATAAAGGCCGTTATGTAGAAGAAGGTACGAGCAAAGATATATTTGAAAATCCGCAGCATATTTATACGAAGCGTCTCGTCGCGGCAATTCCTGATATCGATCCGCGAAATCGTGAAAAGCAGCAAATGTTTCGCCAGGCAATTAAAGAAGAGTACGAGCAGTCGTATTCAAAATACTTTAATGAAAAAGGCTTGGCTTATGACTTATCACCGCTATCAAATACACATTTAGCGGCGCTGCCTGAGAAGGGGTGA
- the opp4B gene encoding oligopeptide ABC transporter permease, protein MWNFIVRRFIIMIPQIFLLSIIVFIMAQFMPGDPLSGLIGDPDVPQEVIEERREELGLNNAWYIQYRDWIFNALQGDLGKSFTQKVPVVDLIESRFWNTFWLAVLSIFLIYVIAIPLGIISGRWSDTWGDRLITGYTYVGYAAPLFIFGLVMLFVFGFQLGWFPTGGSVTPGLEPGSFEYFLSKVNHMLLPALSIALIGTVSTVQYLRSEIIDTKQKDFVRTVRAKGAPESRIYNKHIFRNSMLPLAALIGFEITTLLSGTIFIESIFSFPGMGQLFFQSIVTRDYSSVTALVLLFGVTAIIGALVADIILSVVDPRIRIK, encoded by the coding sequence ATGTGGAATTTTATTGTACGGCGATTTATTATCATGATCCCACAAATATTTCTGTTAAGTATTATCGTGTTTATCATGGCGCAATTCATGCCGGGGGATCCGCTTTCAGGCTTAATCGGCGACCCAGATGTCCCGCAAGAAGTGATCGAAGAAAGACGGGAAGAGCTCGGCTTGAACAACGCTTGGTACATTCAGTACAGAGATTGGATTTTCAATGCTTTGCAGGGGGATTTGGGTAAATCGTTTACCCAAAAAGTACCGGTCGTTGATTTAATAGAAAGCAGATTTTGGAATACATTTTGGCTAGCTGTGTTGTCCATTTTCTTAATCTATGTGATCGCCATTCCACTCGGCATCATTAGCGGACGATGGAGTGATACGTGGGGGGATCGATTAATTACCGGTTATACATATGTAGGGTACGCTGCCCCGCTCTTTATATTCGGACTGGTCATGCTGTTTGTCTTTGGATTCCAGCTAGGCTGGTTTCCTACTGGGGGAAGTGTTACACCGGGGCTTGAACCGGGATCATTTGAGTATTTCTTAAGCAAGGTCAATCATATGCTTTTGCCGGCATTATCCATTGCTTTAATCGGGACAGTTTCTACTGTGCAATATTTAAGAAGCGAGATCATTGATACGAAACAAAAAGACTTTGTAAGAACGGTTCGTGCAAAGGGCGCTCCGGAATCAAGGATTTATAACAAGCATATTTTCCGAAATTCCATGCTGCCGCTAGCCGCTCTCATCGGTTTTGAAATTACCACATTATTGAGTGGAACGATATTTATTGAAAGCATATTTAGTTTTCCGGGGATGGGCCAGCTGTTTTTTCAATCGATAGTAACCCGTGATTATAGCTCCGTCACTGCACTTGTTCTTCTATTCGGAGTAACAGCGATTATTGGAGCTTTAGTAGCCGATATTATCCTGAGCGTGGTCGACCCGCGAATCCGCATTAAATAG
- a CDS encoding ABC transporter permease, which produces MKKSYSSWRVFWREIVKDKIALISLIFLLLISLGVYGISLFLDQDEIVTVDLFAIYEAPSSEYWLGTDYGGRDVFGQLIIGTRNSLSIGLLVTLLSGVIGVIVGISAGYFGGMIDNILMRIVDFFEILPFLMLVIVFVAIVPRYDIITFSMIMMAFLWMNIARIIRSKALQEKQLDYVQASRTLGTSHLKIMFSQVMPNVSSLIIVTMTLNLAGNIGLESGLSFLGFGFPESTPSLGTLVSYARNPQVLEMRWWIWLPAAILIFVLMLCINNVGQALKRAADARQRRG; this is translated from the coding sequence GTGAAGAAGTCCTATTCCAGCTGGAGAGTCTTCTGGCGAGAAATCGTGAAGGACAAAATTGCTCTTATTTCCCTTATTTTTTTACTGCTTATTTCTTTAGGGGTATATGGGATTTCCTTGTTTCTTGATCAGGATGAAATTGTAACTGTTGATTTGTTTGCAATCTATGAAGCTCCGTCATCTGAATACTGGCTGGGAACAGATTATGGCGGCCGCGATGTGTTTGGCCAATTAATCATTGGAACGAGAAATTCTTTATCAATAGGATTGCTTGTCACACTTTTAAGCGGCGTAATTGGTGTGATTGTCGGAATATCTGCCGGGTACTTTGGCGGTATGATAGATAATATTTTGATGAGAATTGTTGATTTTTTTGAAATTCTGCCGTTTTTGATGCTGGTGATTGTCTTCGTAGCTATTGTTCCACGCTACGATATTATCACATTTTCTATGATCATGATGGCGTTTCTTTGGATGAATATTGCTCGGATTATTCGTTCAAAAGCTCTGCAGGAGAAACAGCTTGATTATGTTCAAGCTTCACGGACGCTTGGAACCTCGCATCTAAAAATCATGTTTTCACAAGTGATGCCTAATGTGAGTTCACTGATCATTGTGACAATGACCTTGAACCTGGCAGGAAATATCGGCTTGGAATCTGGATTATCTTTTTTAGGATTTGGTTTTCCAGAATCTACGCCAAGTCTCGGTACACTGGTCAGTTACGCACGGAACCCTCAAGTATTGGAAATGAGATGGTGGATATGGTTACCTGCAGCAATACTTATTTTTGTATTGATGCTGTGTATAAATAATGTCGGACAAGCTCTAAAAAGGGCAGCTGACGCAAGACAAAGAAGAGGATAA
- the opp4A gene encoding oligopeptide ABC transporter substrate-binding protein, with protein MKKLYQSKLLLVLLAAFMLLVTACNNEEGSTAEKEGKKDDLLSIDDFASAKKADGEIIDGGTLTYGLVSDTPFEGTLNFNFYQGTYDDEVISWFDESILDADENYMYTQDGAATFEVSEDKKTFTFTIRDNVNWHDGKPVTAEDWAFAFEVLGDPDYPGTRFAEASNVQGFEDYRSGKADSISGLKIIDDKTLQITFVEANPSLLASGIWTHPLPKHIFGDMKVADMESSPEIREHPIGFGPFKVDSIVPGESVVYKKNEDYWRGEPKLDEVILKVVNPSVVTKSLQDGDVDIAVYPTDQYKDNVKALSNVDFLGKIDLAYTYIGFKLGKWQDNKNVMDPNMKMSDVNLRKAMAHAVNNQDVGEQFYDGLRWAGTTVIPPSHPAFHDDSNPGLEYDPEQSKKILDENGYKDTNGDGLREDKNGNELVINFASMSGGDIAEPLANYYIQKWKEVGLNVKLVDGRLLEFNSFYDRLEADDKAIDIFQGAWGVGSDVDPTGLWGSAAAFNYTRWTNEESDQLLAEGISEKAFDEQYRSEVYEKWQKLMTEEIPAFPTLYRSELTAVNKRVANWDVKPGTKLFNDRSQLGVTAEKPEVAGQ; from the coding sequence ATGAAAAAGCTCTATCAGTCTAAACTGCTTCTCGTCTTACTTGCCGCATTCATGCTTTTGGTAACAGCTTGTAATAATGAAGAAGGAAGCACTGCTGAAAAAGAAGGGAAAAAGGATGATCTTCTCTCTATTGACGATTTTGCAAGTGCTAAAAAAGCGGATGGCGAAATCATAGACGGCGGTACATTAACGTACGGGCTTGTGTCAGATACTCCGTTTGAAGGGACGTTGAACTTTAATTTCTATCAAGGAACATATGATGATGAAGTTATCTCCTGGTTCGATGAATCAATATTGGATGCTGATGAAAATTACATGTATACCCAAGACGGAGCAGCAACGTTTGAAGTATCTGAGGACAAAAAAACGTTCACGTTTACCATTCGTGATAACGTCAATTGGCATGACGGCAAACCGGTTACCGCAGAGGATTGGGCTTTTGCCTTCGAAGTCCTTGGAGACCCAGACTATCCTGGAACCCGTTTTGCTGAAGCTTCAAATGTGCAAGGTTTTGAAGACTATCGCAGCGGGAAGGCAGACTCCATTTCCGGGCTGAAAATCATTGACGACAAAACGCTGCAAATAACATTCGTGGAGGCAAACCCATCATTATTAGCTAGCGGAATTTGGACGCACCCACTGCCTAAGCATATTTTTGGCGATATGAAGGTTGCAGATATGGAATCATCTCCTGAAATAAGGGAACACCCAATCGGATTTGGTCCTTTTAAAGTAGACAGTATCGTTCCAGGCGAGTCAGTTGTTTACAAAAAGAACGAGGATTACTGGCGCGGTGAGCCTAAGCTTGACGAAGTAATTCTGAAGGTTGTCAATCCTAGCGTTGTTACGAAATCTCTCCAGGATGGCGATGTTGATATTGCTGTTTATCCAACAGATCAGTATAAAGATAACGTCAAAGCATTATCAAATGTGGATTTCCTTGGGAAGATTGACTTAGCCTATACGTATATTGGCTTTAAGTTAGGAAAGTGGCAGGATAACAAAAATGTTATGGATCCAAATATGAAAATGTCAGATGTCAACTTGCGTAAAGCGATGGCTCACGCAGTTAATAACCAAGACGTCGGCGAGCAATTCTATGACGGATTGAGATGGGCCGGCACAACTGTAATACCGCCGTCACATCCCGCTTTTCATGATGATTCGAATCCAGGATTGGAATATGATCCAGAGCAGTCAAAGAAAATCCTTGATGAGAACGGATATAAAGATACGAACGGTGACGGGCTTCGGGAGGACAAAAATGGAAATGAGCTTGTCATTAACTTCGCATCGATGAGCGGCGGTGACATCGCCGAACCATTAGCAAATTACTATATACAAAAGTGGAAAGAAGTTGGCCTGAATGTGAAGTTGGTTGACGGTCGCTTATTAGAATTTAACTCCTTCTATGATCGGTTGGAAGCTGACGATAAAGCGATTGACATTTTTCAAGGAGCTTGGGGTGTCGGCAGTGACGTTGATCCGACTGGCTTATGGGGAAGCGCAGCAGCATTTAACTATACGCGCTGGACAAATGAAGAGAGTGATCAATTATTAGCAGAGGGTATATCTGAAAAAGCTTTTGACGAACAATACCGGTCAGAGGTCTATGAAAAGTGGCAGAAATTAATGACGGAGGAAATTCCGGCCTTCCCAACGCTGTACCGTTCTGAATTAACTGCGGTAAACAAGCGTGTTGCGAACTGGGATGTCAAGCCGGGCACTAAGCTTTTTAACGATAGAAGCCAGCTCGGTGTCACAGCAGAAAAGCCTGAAGTAGCAGGTCAATAA
- a CDS encoding GRP family sugar transporter produces MDIFLAILPALFWGTIVVFNVKLGGGPYSQILGTTIGALILSIVIYIFSMPDLTPYIFIIGLISGLFWALGQTNQLKSIQIMGVSKAYPISTGLQLISTSLFGVIVFGEWDTTRSIVLGVIAILLIIAGAVLTSIEKKKNGEDDSNGDFKKGMIFLIISTVGYLVYVIIMRLANVSGWQALMPQGVGMVIGALILTFKYKPYNKYTIRNIIPGLIWAAGNLFLFISQPRVGVATSFSLSQMGVVIATLGGIFILKEKKTKIQLICIAIGIVLIVTAGFLLGIAKT; encoded by the coding sequence ATGGATATCTTTTTGGCCATTCTGCCTGCCCTATTCTGGGGAACAATTGTAGTATTCAACGTTAAACTTGGCGGTGGACCCTATAGCCAAATTTTAGGGACAACGATCGGAGCATTGATTCTTTCCATCGTTATTTACATTTTTTCAATGCCGGATCTTACACCTTACATTTTTATAATTGGCTTAATTTCCGGTCTGTTTTGGGCTCTTGGACAAACGAACCAATTGAAGAGTATACAGATTATGGGCGTGTCGAAAGCTTATCCCATTTCAACGGGATTGCAATTAATTTCAACCTCCCTATTCGGGGTAATTGTTTTCGGTGAATGGGATACGACAAGATCAATTGTCCTAGGCGTAATTGCAATTTTACTTATAATAGCCGGAGCTGTTCTTACGTCGATTGAGAAAAAGAAAAATGGCGAAGATGACAGCAACGGAGACTTTAAAAAAGGTATGATATTTTTAATCATTTCCACAGTTGGTTATCTCGTGTACGTAATCATCATGCGGCTTGCTAACGTAAGCGGTTGGCAAGCATTAATGCCTCAAGGTGTAGGAATGGTAATCGGTGCGCTTATTCTTACCTTTAAGTACAAGCCGTATAATAAGTATACAATTAGAAATATTATTCCGGGCTTAATCTGGGCAGCAGGCAACTTGTTCTTATTTATTTCTCAACCTAGAGTCGGCGTAGCTACGAGCTTTTCACTTTCACAAATGGGCGTTGTTATCGCTACACTTGGAGGAATATTTATCCTGAAAGAAAAGAAAACAAAAATCCAGCTCATTTGCATTGCTATCGGAATTGTTCTAATTGTAACTGCAGGATTTTTACTTGGTATAGCAAAAACTTAA
- a CDS encoding ABC transporter ATP-binding protein, with protein MHKLEIANLSKVFRKNGQNLIALQDTTMQIPAGKFVSIIGPSGCGKSTLFNMIAGLLKPSSGRILLDGIDIQGKSGYVGYMLQKDLLLPWRTILNNVVIGLEIRGVPKKEAKEKALPLLNRYGLKGFEHHYPRELSGGMRQRAALLRTLLYDQDVILLDEPFGALDAQTRLMMQSWLMEIWKDFNKTILFVTHDIDEAIYLSDEIYVFSPRPGRLKDKIEIAIPRPRNDRTLLLPEFLQYKQKLLSMLREETPYEELV; from the coding sequence ATGCATAAGTTGGAAATTGCAAATTTAAGCAAAGTTTTTCGCAAAAACGGGCAGAACTTAATTGCTCTTCAGGATACAACGATGCAAATTCCTGCTGGAAAATTTGTCAGTATTATCGGACCGAGCGGCTGCGGCAAGTCAACATTGTTCAATATGATTGCCGGATTATTAAAGCCTTCATCAGGCAGGATTTTGCTTGATGGGATAGATATTCAAGGAAAAAGCGGCTATGTCGGCTATATGCTGCAAAAGGATTTGCTGCTCCCATGGCGAACCATCTTAAACAATGTTGTGATTGGCCTGGAGATCCGTGGTGTTCCAAAAAAAGAGGCGAAAGAAAAAGCACTGCCGCTATTGAATCGTTATGGATTAAAAGGGTTCGAGCATCATTACCCAAGAGAATTGTCCGGAGGTATGAGGCAGCGGGCTGCACTGCTTCGAACCCTGCTTTACGATCAGGACGTGATATTGCTCGATGAACCATTTGGAGCGTTGGATGCCCAAACGAGATTAATGATGCAATCGTGGCTTATGGAAATTTGGAAAGACTTCAACAAAACGATTCTATTCGTGACCCATGATATTGATGAAGCGATTTATCTATCGGATGAAATCTATGTGTTTTCCCCGAGGCCAGGCCGCTTAAAAGACAAAATTGAGATTGCGATTCCAAGACCGAGAAATGATCGAACTTTGCTCCTTCCGGAATTTTTACAATATAAACAAAAACTGCTATCTATGCTGAGAGAAGAGACGCCGTATGAAGAACTCGTGTAA
- a CDS encoding ABC transporter permease, producing the protein MKKKELLNASNEPLFVEDEQKQRKRENQLTLIGQIFLGICIIAGWEILTRMGVLDPYYWSSPLTIFQTGAIAWTEGTLVQDLLYTSGATIFGFAAGTFAGALLGLSFWWSILYSKITEPYLVAFNAIPKLALAPVLVILFGIGFSSKVVLAFLMTVIVTAIAAYSGVKSVDKDLENMLYSLGAKRRHVFTMIVVPSSMPWIVSSLKINIALALAGTIVGEFIASRQGVGRMILYAGQIMNIDLVWVGVIALSILSILMYLGTVWLERWLLKGMRQ; encoded by the coding sequence ATGAAGAAGAAAGAACTATTGAATGCATCAAACGAACCATTATTTGTTGAAGATGAACAAAAACAGCGGAAAAGAGAAAATCAATTGACATTGATCGGCCAAATTTTTCTTGGGATTTGCATCATTGCCGGCTGGGAAATTTTAACCCGAATGGGCGTGCTTGATCCTTACTATTGGAGCAGTCCGCTAACGATTTTTCAAACAGGAGCCATAGCTTGGACTGAAGGGACATTAGTGCAGGATTTGTTGTACACCTCGGGCGCAACCATTTTCGGTTTTGCTGCAGGAACGTTTGCAGGTGCTTTGCTGGGGCTTTCCTTTTGGTGGTCGATTCTATATTCAAAAATCACGGAGCCGTATTTAGTTGCTTTTAATGCGATTCCAAAGCTGGCTCTTGCGCCGGTCCTCGTCATTTTATTCGGCATCGGTTTTTCATCGAAGGTTGTTTTAGCATTTTTGATGACCGTTATTGTCACAGCGATTGCGGCATACAGCGGCGTTAAATCAGTTGATAAAGATTTGGAAAACATGCTTTATTCACTTGGAGCCAAGCGAAGGCACGTATTTACGATGATCGTTGTACCAAGCTCAATGCCATGGATTGTAAGCAGCTTAAAAATTAATATTGCGCTGGCGCTCGCCGGTACAATCGTTGGTGAATTTATTGCTTCCCGTCAAGGAGTCGGCAGAATGATTCTTTATGCCGGACAGATTATGAATATTGACCTCGTCTGGGTCGGAGTAATTGCCCTGTCCATCCTTTCCATTTTGATGTATCTCGGGACGGTTTGGCTTGAAAGATGGCTGCTTAAAGGAATGCGACAATAA
- a CDS encoding ABC transporter substrate-binding protein, producing the protein MKRIKWLVSCLLVAAFLLIAGCGSNNQPGTTEPGNGELKKITIAEPVHLIGYLPLYTAIHEGFFKEEGLDVEVVTATGGGHVTSLVSGEVWGNIAGPDSNQMSNVGNKDPIVSVVNVVNRANVYLMSAEEANLADDSKEAMAEYLKGKTIAAGRFGGSPNLLTRYLLMDLGLDPEKDVKLEEPADAAAVVSLVENGQADIANGGEPQINEGIKKGVWKEPFYSFTSLGDYPYSVISVKKSTIEKDPETVASFVKAIKKALAAVDEDHGLAMEVLKKEFPTTEEDSLQASLDRAYADSLWSKDGVITVESVAKVMDVVEKTGVYTKGYSYDELVNMEFVEGN; encoded by the coding sequence ATGAAACGTATCAAATGGTTGGTAAGCTGTTTGCTTGTTGCTGCTTTTCTTCTAATTGCAGGGTGCGGCTCGAATAATCAACCAGGGACAACTGAACCGGGAAATGGTGAATTGAAAAAAATCACAATCGCCGAACCCGTTCATTTAATTGGTTATCTGCCGCTTTATACAGCAATACATGAAGGCTTTTTTAAAGAGGAAGGGCTGGATGTTGAAGTCGTAACGGCTACGGGAGGCGGTCATGTAACCTCATTAGTAAGCGGTGAAGTATGGGGGAATATCGCCGGTCCAGATTCGAATCAAATGTCGAATGTAGGCAATAAAGATCCAATTGTTTCTGTCGTGAATGTGGTAAACCGGGCCAATGTGTATCTCATGTCTGCCGAGGAAGCAAACCTTGCCGATGATTCCAAGGAAGCAATGGCCGAATATTTAAAAGGAAAAACGATTGCAGCCGGACGTTTTGGGGGAAGCCCGAATTTATTAACAAGATACTTGCTTATGGATCTTGGGCTTGATCCTGAAAAAGACGTCAAGCTTGAAGAGCCGGCAGATGCCGCAGCTGTTGTTTCGCTGGTGGAAAACGGGCAGGCAGACATTGCGAACGGTGGAGAACCGCAGATTAATGAAGGGATTAAAAAAGGTGTGTGGAAGGAGCCGTTTTATAGCTTTACGAGTCTAGGGGACTATCCTTATTCCGTGATCAGTGTAAAAAAATCGACGATTGAGAAAGACCCTGAGACTGTCGCAAGCTTTGTAAAAGCAATTAAGAAAGCGTTAGCCGCAGTAGATGAAGACCATGGGCTTGCCATGGAAGTATTGAAAAAAGAATTCCCGACGACTGAGGAAGATTCATTACAGGCTTCCCTAGATCGGGCATATGCGGACAGTTTATGGAGCAAGGATGGAGTTATAACGGTGGAATCAGTTGCTAAGGTGATGGATGTGGTTGAAAAGACGGGGGTATACACAAAAGGCTACTCCTATGATGAGCTGGTAAACATGGAGTTTGTAGAAGGAAATTAA
- a CDS encoding GNAT family N-acetyltransferase: protein MGTNRTKETITQSINNSITFGTYHKGKQIAFARVVTDKSVFSWILDVVVDESYRGNGLGQWLIQCILEHPEIKHTAFALATSDAHDFYKKFKFQENKCMTRQLIDD from the coding sequence TTGGGCACAAACAGAACTAAAGAAACGATTACACAAAGCATTAACAATTCAATTACCTTTGGTACATATCACAAAGGAAAACAAATCGCGTTCGCTAGAGTTGTTACTGATAAATCTGTTTTTTCTTGGATTTTAGATGTTGTAGTTGATGAATCTTATAGAGGAAATGGTTTAGGTCAATGGTTAATACAATGTATTTTAGAACATCCAGAAATAAAACATACTGCATTTGCTCTAGCTACTTCAGATGCTCACGATTTTTATAAAAAGTTCAAGTTTCAAGAAAACAAATGTATGACAAGGCAATTAATAGATGATTAA
- a CDS encoding type II toxin-antitoxin system death-on-curing family toxin, translating into MRFLTIQEVIALNKYLIQTLSPGELIGVKEPSLLESAVYRPQSSAFGEDAYPTLFEKGAALFESLAQNHAFQNANKRTALLSLTFFLRYNGYHFEMTTEDKIEFTVSIVKKEISFEHLVSIIREHSKEIME; encoded by the coding sequence ATGAGGTTTTTAACCATACAGGAAGTCATTGCTTTAAATAAATATTTAATCCAAACATTAAGCCCAGGAGAATTAATTGGCGTAAAAGAACCCAGTTTGTTAGAATCAGCGGTTTATCGTCCGCAATCATCAGCATTCGGTGAGGATGCATACCCAACACTATTCGAGAAAGGAGCTGCATTGTTTGAATCGTTAGCGCAAAATCATGCTTTTCAAAATGCTAATAAACGCACAGCCCTTCTTTCTCTCACATTTTTTCTTCGGTACAATGGTTATCATTTTGAAATGACCACAGAAGATAAAATAGAGTTTACCGTTAGTATTGTAAAAAAAGAAATTTCGTTTGAACATCTTGTTTCGATTATTCGAGAACATTCAAAAGAAATAATGGAATAA
- a CDS encoding AbrB/MazE/SpoVT family DNA-binding domain-containing protein: MSKAVKDLERKVTKIGKSYGVTFPLELLKGAGLEPGDTVQIEQKDGDIILRKSRKIELPNGISPDFFDVLEETMKEHGEALKGLVDR; this comes from the coding sequence ATGTCTAAGGCGGTGAAAGATTTGGAAAGAAAAGTGACCAAAATCGGTAAGAGTTACGGGGTCACATTCCCTCTTGAATTGTTAAAAGGTGCAGGATTAGAACCAGGAGACACCGTTCAGATTGAGCAAAAAGATGGTGACATTATTTTGCGTAAGAGCCGGAAAATTGAATTGCCTAATGGCATTAGCCCAGACTTTTTCGATGTATTAGAAGAAACGATGAAAGAGCATGGTGAAGCACTAAAAGGATTGGTAGACCGATAA